A genomic region of Trifolium pratense cultivar HEN17-A07 linkage group LG3, ARS_RC_1.1, whole genome shotgun sequence contains the following coding sequences:
- the LOC123916785 gene encoding uncharacterized protein LOC123916785 isoform X2, whose amino-acid sequence MEKAFDTLDSVGPGVRAWRFKVRILRLWNVYSFAKPNQLNSIEMVLIDEKGYKIHATVPPHLLNLFRFKLNEGDVYRLFYFKVHKVSGVYRTTRHPYKLSFHKKTKVQSCENNDIDRFGLSLSTIRDICNRTSGHDFLVDVVGLITGISPPKEYVFCGKITPMIVFEMADYSGKCDCILSGDDVGDLDKMLSCGDNGLPLMIVQFAKIRNFRGNIAIQGVLSTRFYVNPSIPEAISFKNGATVDGLVEGEDWWYPGCSCARIVSADSGAFYCKPCTKRPFEMVPRFMVKLKVYDGSGQAIFIIFDDDMNKLLGKHCHELVALSKAKNVGYYPPELELLKGVQLLFKVEKNSGGDVPFTGSFRVKQICSDVSVMKAFDSVLGSGDSSSYYGLSVKEEFVEGVQVDLVDNVIVLPSFELSRE is encoded by the exons atgGAGAAAGCATTTGATACTCTTGATTCTGTTGGTCCTGGTGTTCGGGCATGGCGATTCAAGGTTCGAATTCTTCGTTTGTGGAATGTGTATTCTTTCGCAAAACCTAATCAACTTAATTCAATTGAGATGGTACTTATTGATGAAAAG ggttaCAAGATTCATGCAACTGTTCCTCCCCATTTGTTGAATTTGTTTCGTTTCAAACTCAATGAAGGTGATGTCTATAGGTTGTTTTATTTCAAAGTACATAAGGTATCTGGTGTTTACCGTACAACTCGACACCCCTATAAACTTAGCttccataaaaaaacaaaggtTCAAAGCTGTGAAAATAATGATATAGATCGATTTGGATTGTCACTAAGTACTATTCGAGACATATGCAATCGTACTTCTGGTCATGATTTCTTAGTTG ATGTTGTTGGTTTGATCACTGGTATTTCTCCTCCTAAGGAATATGTTTTTTGTGGAAAGATTACTCCCATGATTGTGTTTGAGATGGCTGATTATAG tggaAAGTGTGATTGCATTCTGTCTGGTGATGATGTTGGTGATCTTGACAAGATGCTTAGCTGTGGTGATAATGGATTACCTCTTATGATAGTTCAGTTTgcgaaaattagaaattttagag GAAATATTGCTATTCAAGGTGTGTTGAGCACAAGGTTTTATGTTAATCCTTCAATACCAGAAGCTATTTCTTTCAAGAATGG GGCTACTGTTGATGGATTGGTCGAGGGTGAGGATTGGTGGTATCCCGGATGTAGTTGTGCTAGAATAGTTTCTGCTGACTCTGGTGCATTTTATTGCAAGCCATGCACAAAACGTCCTTTTGAAATGGTTCCAAG GTTTATGGTAAAGCTCAAGGTTTATGATGGATCTGGCCAagctattttcattatttttgatGATGATATGAATAAGTTGTTGGGAAAACATTGCCATGAACTGGTTGCTTTATCCAAG GCTAAAAATGTGGGTTATTATCCTCCTGAATTAGAATTGCTTAAAGGAGTACAATTGTTGTTCAAGGTTGAGAAAAATTCTGGTGGGGATGTTCCGTTTACAGGTTCATTTAGAGTTAAGCAGATCTGCAGTGATGTTTCTGTTATGAAAGCATTTGATTCC GTTTTGGGTAGTGgtgattcttcttcttattatgGTTTGAGTGTTAAAGAAGAGTTTGTTGAAGGTGTGCAGGTTGACTTGGTCGATAATGTTATTGTTTTACCCTCTTTTGAATTATCTAGGGAATAA
- the LOC123916786 gene encoding uncharacterized protein LOC123916786, translating into MASSITRFTRSEKRNIWNKSFEIVVDPEELRIPLPANFCNLWRFDLEKNDCYWISSGVHCVEVSLHLSRLCNYLTSGKVVSEVFGFSQPTRVVFSYNSKSNDFMMKVLGKVIEHGNKEIISVDSGDDESFDEKHYFVNLSGVKDKSDAKKPLIDKVPGSKRNFNESNSIRGKTGAKLGDIDPLSCKLDGVFGWKMRVTAAAANSGKLQVLHFPKKVVRNALDKKQKSILVQTKRHGEWFNCRILTAKRNKFEKYISKDWRQIMENISAKAGDIIIFRLTKSAKRMLVHTIHF; encoded by the exons ATGGCTTCTTCCATTACAAG ATTTACAAGAAGTGAAAAAAGAAACATTTGGAACAAAAGTTTTGAGATTGTTGTTGATCCAGAAGAG TTACGGATTCCATTACCTGCTAATTTTTGCAATCTTTGGAGGTTTGATCTTGAGAAGAATGATTGTTATTGGATTAGCTCTGGTGTTCATTGTGTCGAGGTCTCATTGCATCTTTCGCGTTTGTGTAACTATCTTACTTCTGGAAAAGTTGTTTCTGAAGTATTTGGATTTTCTCAACCAACCAGAGTTGTATTTAGTTATAATTCCAAAAGTAATGATTTTATGATGAAAGTGTTAGGTAAGGTGATTGAACATGGTAATAAGGAGATAATTAGTGTTGATTCTGGTGATGATGAATCCTTTGATGAAAAgcattattttgttaatttaagTGGTGTTAAAGATAAATCTGATGCAAAAAAGCCACTGATTGATAAGGTTCCTGGATCCAAAAGAAATTTTAATGAGTCAAATTCTATAAGAGGTAAAACTGGAGCAAAACTTGGAGATATTGATCCTCTTAGTTGTAAATTGGATGGTGTTTTTGGGTGGAAGATGAGGGTTACTGCTGCAGCTGCTAATAGTGGCAAACTTCAAGTATTG CATTTTCCTAAAAAGGTTGTTAGAAATGCTTTGGACAAAAAACAAAAGTCAATCCTTGTGCAAACTAAAAGACATGGGGAATGGTTTAACTGCAGAATTCTTACAGCCAAAAGGAATAAATTTGAGAAATATATATCTAAGGATTGGAGGCAGATTATGGAGAATATTTCAGCCAAAGCTGGTGATATCATAATTTTCAGACTAACTAAATCAGCCAAAAGAATGTTGGTTCACACCATACATTTTTAA
- the LOC123916785 gene encoding replication protein A 70 kDa DNA-binding subunit B-like isoform X1, producing MEKAFDTLDSVGPGVRAWRFKVRILRLWNVYSFAKPNQLNSIEMVLIDEKGYKIHATVPPHLLNLFRFKLNEGDVYRLFYFKVHKVSGVYRTTRHPYKLSFHKKTKVQSCENNDIDRFGLSLSTIRDICNRTSGHDFLVDVVGLITGISPPKEYVFCGKITPMIVFEMADYSGKCDCILSGDDVGDLDKMLSCGDNGLPLMIVQFAKIRNFRGNIAIQGVLSTRFYVNPSIPEAISFKNGLPVEGVESLSSIPAFGFQPRPAFEDDFLVNYSKISIVNLLESVENGIYVVRATVDGLVEGEDWWYPGCSCARIVSADSGAFYCKPCTKRPFEMVPRFMVKLKVYDGSGQAIFIIFDDDMNKLLGKHCHELVALSKAKNVGYYPPELELLKGVQLLFKVEKNSGGDVPFTGSFRVKQICSDVSVMKAFDSVLGSGDSSSYYGLSVKEEFVEGVQVDLVDNVIVLPSFELSRE from the exons atgGAGAAAGCATTTGATACTCTTGATTCTGTTGGTCCTGGTGTTCGGGCATGGCGATTCAAGGTTCGAATTCTTCGTTTGTGGAATGTGTATTCTTTCGCAAAACCTAATCAACTTAATTCAATTGAGATGGTACTTATTGATGAAAAG ggttaCAAGATTCATGCAACTGTTCCTCCCCATTTGTTGAATTTGTTTCGTTTCAAACTCAATGAAGGTGATGTCTATAGGTTGTTTTATTTCAAAGTACATAAGGTATCTGGTGTTTACCGTACAACTCGACACCCCTATAAACTTAGCttccataaaaaaacaaaggtTCAAAGCTGTGAAAATAATGATATAGATCGATTTGGATTGTCACTAAGTACTATTCGAGACATATGCAATCGTACTTCTGGTCATGATTTCTTAGTTG ATGTTGTTGGTTTGATCACTGGTATTTCTCCTCCTAAGGAATATGTTTTTTGTGGAAAGATTACTCCCATGATTGTGTTTGAGATGGCTGATTATAG tggaAAGTGTGATTGCATTCTGTCTGGTGATGATGTTGGTGATCTTGACAAGATGCTTAGCTGTGGTGATAATGGATTACCTCTTATGATAGTTCAGTTTgcgaaaattagaaattttagag GAAATATTGCTATTCAAGGTGTGTTGAGCACAAGGTTTTATGTTAATCCTTCAATACCAGAAGCTATTTCTTTCAAGAATGG TCTTCCTGTTGAAGGTGTTGAATCATTGTCTTCCATTCCTGCTTTTGGGTTTCAACCTAGGCCAGCTTTTGAGGATGATTTTTTGGTTAATTATTCCAAAATTTCCATAGTTAATTTACTTGAAAGTGTTGAAAATGGTATTTATGTTGTTAGGGCTACTGTTGATGGATTGGTCGAGGGTGAGGATTGGTGGTATCCCGGATGTAGTTGTGCTAGAATAGTTTCTGCTGACTCTGGTGCATTTTATTGCAAGCCATGCACAAAACGTCCTTTTGAAATGGTTCCAAG GTTTATGGTAAAGCTCAAGGTTTATGATGGATCTGGCCAagctattttcattatttttgatGATGATATGAATAAGTTGTTGGGAAAACATTGCCATGAACTGGTTGCTTTATCCAAG GCTAAAAATGTGGGTTATTATCCTCCTGAATTAGAATTGCTTAAAGGAGTACAATTGTTGTTCAAGGTTGAGAAAAATTCTGGTGGGGATGTTCCGTTTACAGGTTCATTTAGAGTTAAGCAGATCTGCAGTGATGTTTCTGTTATGAAAGCATTTGATTCC GTTTTGGGTAGTGgtgattcttcttcttattatgGTTTGAGTGTTAAAGAAGAGTTTGTTGAAGGTGTGCAGGTTGACTTGGTCGATAATGTTATTGTTTTACCCTCTTTTGAATTATCTAGGGAATAA